One Brassica napus cultivar Da-Ae chromosome C2, Da-Ae, whole genome shotgun sequence DNA window includes the following coding sequences:
- the LOC106411160 gene encoding vacuolar protein sorting-associated protein 45 homolog isoform X1 has product MALVTSVRDYINRMLQDISGMKVLILDSETVSNVSIVYSQSELLQKEVFLVEMIDSISASNESMSHLKAVYFVRPTSENVQKLRHQLANPRFGEYHLFFSNLLKDTQIHILADSDEQEVVQQVQEFYADFVAGDPYHFTLNMAANHLYMLPAVVDPSGLQRYSDRVVDGIAAVFLALKRRPVIRYQRTSDTAKRIAQETAKLMYQQESGLFDFRRTESSPLLLVIDRRDDPVTPLLNQWTYQAMVHELIGLQDNKVDLRAIGSLPKDQQVEVVLSSEQDAFFKSNMYENFGDIGMNIKRMVDDFQQVAKSNQNIQTVEDMARFVDNYPEYKKMQGNVSKHVTLVTEMSKLVEARKLMLVSQTEQDLACNGGQGAAYEAVTDLLNNESVSDIDRLRLVMLYALRYEKENPVQLMQLFNKLASRSPKYKQGLVQFLLKQAGVEKRTGDLFGNRDLLNIARNMARGLKGVENVYTQHQPLLFQTMESITRGRLRDVDYPFVGDHFQQGRPQEVVIFMVGGTTYEESRCVALQNSTNSGIRFILGGTAVLNSKRFLMDLEEAQRISRSGSHMV; this is encoded by the exons ATGGCGCTGGTAACATCCGTGCGCGATTACATCAACCGGATGCTTCAGGATATCTCCGGCATGAAGGTTCTCATACTCGACTCCGAAACG GTTAGCAATGTAAGCATCGTGTATTCGCAATCAGAGCTGCTCCAGAAAGAAGTTTTCCTCGTGGAGATGATAGATTCGATCTCGGCGTCGAATGAATCGATGTCGCATCTGAAAGCTGTTTATTTCGTCCGTCCGACGTCGGAGAATGTTCAGAAGCTGCGGCACCAGCTTGCGAATCCTAGATTTGGAGAATACCATTTAT TTTTCTCCAACCTGTTGAAGGATACTCAGATTCATATTTTGGCTGATTCTGATGAGCAAGAGGTTGTACAACAAGTtcag GAGTTTTATGCAGACTTTGTTGCTGGTGATCCGTATCATTTCACTTTGAATATGGCAGCAAATCACCTATATATGCTCCCAGCAGTTGTCGATCCCTCTGGTTTGCAACGCTACTCCGACCGGGTTGTTGATGGAATTGCGGCTGTCTTTCTGGCGTTGAAACGTAGACCTGTCATCAGATACCAGAGGACCTCTGATACTGCCAAAAGGATTGCACAGGAAACAGCT AAATTGATGTATCAGCAAGAAAGCGGTCTTTTTGACTTCAGACGCACTGAAAGCTCTCCGTTGCTGCTTGTAATTGACAGAAGAGATGACCCAGTTACCCCATTACTGAATCAGTGGACATATCAG GCAATGGTGCACGAACTCATAGGACTTCAAGATAATAAAGTAGACTTGAGAGCCATTGGAAGTCTTCCAAAAGATCAGCAAGTT GAGGTGGTTTTATCATCAGAACAGGATGCATTCTTCAAATCGAACATGTACGAAAATTTTGGGGATATTGGAATGAACATCAAGCGAATGGTAGATGACTTTCAGCAGGTGGCTAAGAGTAACCAAAATATCCAGACCGTAG AGGACATGGCCAGATTTGTTGACAACTACCCTGAGTACAAAAAGATGCAAGGCAACGTCTCAAAGCATGTGACCCTGGTTACTGAAATGAGCAAGCTTGTTGAAGCAAGGAAACTGATGCTGGTTTCACAAACAGAGCAGGACTTGGCTTGCAATGGTGGCCAAGGAGCTGCGTATGAG GCAGTTACGGATCTCTTAAACAATGAAAGTGTGTCTGACATCGACCGGCTACGTTTGGTGATGCTGTATGCTCTGCGCTATGAGAAAGAGAATCCCGTTCAGTTGATGCAACTGTTCAACAAATTGGCTTCACGCTCTCCCAAGTACAAACAAGGG CTTGTTCAATTTCTCTTGAAACAAGCCGGCGTAGAGAAGCGTACTGGTGATCTGTTTGGAAACAGAGATCTTTTGAATATAGCACGCAACATGGCTCGTGGACTTAAG gggGTTGAGAATGTGTACACTCAACATCAGCCACTTTTGTTTCAAACAATGGAGAGCATAACCAGAGGGAGATTGCGAGATGTGGATTACCCCTTTGTTGGAGATCATTTTCAACAGGGACG GCCACAAGAGGTGGTGATATTCATGGTTGGTGGAACAACGTACGAG GAATCACGCTGCGTTGCTCTACAAAACTCGACCAACTCCGGGATTCGGTTTATTCTGGGCGGCACCGCAGTGCTTAATTCCAAGAG GTTTCTCATGGACTTGGAAGAAGCACAAAGGATATCAAGATCAGGTAGCCATATGGTGTGA
- the LOC106411160 gene encoding vacuolar protein sorting-associated protein 45 homolog isoform X2, whose product MALVTSVRDYINRMLQDISGMKVLILDSETVSNVSIVYSQSELLQKEVFLVEMIDSISASNESMSHLKAVYFVRPTSENVQKLRHQLANPRFGEYHLFFSNLLKDTQIHILADSDEQEVVQQVQEFYADFVAGDPYHFTLNMAANHLYMLPAVVDPSGLQRYSDRVVDGIAAVFLALKRRPVIRYQRTSDTAKRIAQETAKLMYQQESGLFDFRRTESSPLLLVIDRRDDPVTPLLNQWTYQAMVHELIGLQDNKVDLRAIGSLPKDQQVEVVLSSEQDAFFKSNMYENFGDIGMNIKRMVDDFQQVAKSNQNIQTVEDMARFVDNYPEYKKMQGNVSKHVTLVTEMSKLVEARKLMLVSQTEQDLACNGGQGAAYEAVTDLLNNESVSDIDRLRLVMLYALRYEKENPVQLMQLFNKLASRSPKYKQGLVQFLLKQAGVEKRTGDLFGNRDLLNIARNMARGLKGVENVYTQHQPLLFQTMESITRGRLRDVDYPFVGDHFQQGRPQEVVIFMVGGTTYEESRCVALQNSTNSGIRFILGGTAVLNSKRFLMDLEEAQRISRSGSHMV is encoded by the exons ATGGCGCTGGTAACATCCGTGCGCGATTACATCAACCGGATGCTTCAGGATATCTCCGGCATGAAGGTTCTCATACTCGACTCCGAAACG GTTAGCAATGTAAGCATCGTGTATTCGCAATCAGAGCTGCTCCAGAAAGAAGTTTTCCTCGTGGAGATGATAGATTCGATCTCGGCGTCGAATGAATCGATGTCGCATCTGAAAGCTGTTTATTTCGTCCGTCCGACGTCGGAGAATGTTCAGAAGCTGCGGCACCAGCTTGCGAATCCTAGATTTGGAGAATACCATTTAT TTTTCTCCAACCTGTTGAAGGATACTCAGATTCATATTTTGGCTGATTCTGATGAGCAAGAGGTTGTACAACAAGTtcag GAGTTTTATGCAGACTTTGTTGCTGGTGATCCGTATCATTTCACTTTGAATATGGCAGCAAATCACCTATATATGCTCCCAGCAGTTGTCGATCCCTCTGGTTTGCAACGCTACTCCGACCGGGTTGTTGATGGAATTGCGGCTGTCTTTCTGGCGTTGAAACGTAGACCTGTCATCAGATACCAGAGGACCTCTGATACTGCCAAAAGGATTGCACAGGAAACAGCT AAATTGATGTATCAGCAAGAAAGCGGTCTTTTTGACTTCAGACGCACTGAAAGCTCTCCGTTGCTGCTTGTAATTGACAGAAGAGATGACCCAGTTACCCCATTACTGAATCAGTGGACATATCAG GCAATGGTGCACGAACTCATAGGACTTCAAGATAATAAAGTAGACTTGAGAGCCATTGGAAGTCTTCCAAAAGATCAGCAAGTT GAGGTGGTTTTATCATCAGAACAGGATGCATTCTTCAAATCGAACATGTACGAAAATTTTGGGGATATTGGAATGAACATCAAGCGAATGGTAGATGACTTTCAGCAGGTGGCTAAGAGTAACCAAAATATCCAGACCGTAG AGGACATGGCCAGATTTGTTGACAACTACCCTGAGTACAAAAAGATGCAAGGCAACGTCTCAAAGCATGTGACCCTGGTTACTGAAATGAGCAAGCTTGTTGAAGCAAGGAAACTGATGCTGGTTTCACAAACAGAGCAGGACTTGGCTTGCAATGGTGGCCAAGGAGCTGCGTATGAG GCAGTTACGGATCTCTTAAACAATGAAAGTGTGTCTGACATCGACCGGCTACGTTTGGTGATGCTGTATGCTCTGCGCTATGAGAAAGAGAATCCCGTTCAGTTGATGCAACTGTTCAACAAATTGGCTTCACGCTCTCCCAAGTACAAACAAGGG CTTGTTCAATTTCTCTTGAAACAAGCCGGCGTAGAGAAGCGTACTGGTGATCTGTTTGGAAACAGAGATCTTTTGAATATAGCACGCAACATGGCTCGTGGACTTAAG gggGTTGAGAATGTGTACACTCAACATCAGCCACTTTTGTTTCAAACAATGGAGAGCATAACCAGAGGGAGATTGCGAGATGTGGATTACCCCTTTGTTGGAGATCATTTTCAACAGGGACG GCCACAAGAGGTGGTGATATTCATGGTTGGTGGAACAACGTACGAGGAAT CACGCTGCGTTGCTCTACAAAACTCGACCAACTCCGGGATTCGGTTTATTCTGGGCGGCACCGCAGTGCTTAATTCCAAGAG GTTTCTCATGGACTTGGAAGAAGCACAAAGGATATCAAGATCAGGTAGCCATATGGTGTGA
- the LOC125581894 gene encoding uncharacterized protein LOC125581894 → MEGDDSDEHVDLVYGDDDLTWEMVSRASGAEEPSYPTRGSLSRSEKGKNSAASSTPSQRASQRPSSSSSPLVLIDEDDENEIEEDVGDVGNVLAEEDQYNQYENFQELDFQI, encoded by the coding sequence ATGGAAGGAGATGATTCTGATGAGCATGTTGATCTAGTGTATGGAGATGATGATCTCACATGGGAAATGGTTAGCAGAGCTTCTGGAGCTGAGGAGCCTAGTTACCCTACTAGAGGATCTTTAAGTAGGAGTGAAAAAGGAAAGAATTCAGCTGCAAGCTCAACTCCAAGCCAAAGAGCTTCCCAAaggccatcatcatcatcatctccattgGTGTTGATTGATgaggatgatgagaatgaaattGAAGAAGATGTTGGAGATGTGGGGAATGTGTTAGCGGAAGAGGATCAGTACAATCAGTACGAGAACTTTCAGGAGTTGGACTTTCAGATTTGA
- the LOC106408790 gene encoding uncharacterized protein LOC106408790 translates to MIRRRLFNTNPTATGGGHISDDSKPNQALLANAPPIGPDLTTIRDIAELKLSFQQMSSKIHQATSAAPQIVSVLAATSRTPFTSALTSVQLGKIEKLRLPEYKPGGDPVEHMTAFNIAMAHDRLSDEERDAGYCQLFVETLHEQALTWFSQLEENSIESFRDLSPGFLKTSIMFTKRSVTASSPWNLNQTKDQSLRDYMEKFKAVVSRIEIPDGIAIDALRNTLWVRFKFREDLYQNPTTSLQDAIARSDNFIPMEEDTNAILSKMNALKAPATKNANTRQEPRQHAPSDKTAEKTVTFRGEGWNKWVKELDSSGELTDTVCATQPAVAAGPTAGPSRTVDLTKHCKYHDVKGHDTT, encoded by the exons ATGATACGCCGTCGCCTATTCAACACAAACCCAACGGCGACGGGCGGCGGccacatctcagacgactcgaAACCTAATCAAGCCCTTCTCGCCAATGCTCCCCCGATAGGACCAGATCTCACAACCATACGCGATATCGCCGAGCTCAAACTCAGCTTTCAGCAAATGAGCTCGAAGATCCATCAGGCTACTAGTGCGGCTCCACAAATCGTGAGCGTACTCGCTGCAACCTCGCGAACCCCTTTTACTAGCGCACTGACCAGTGTGCAACTCGGGAAGATAGAGAAGCTGCGCCTCCCTGAGTACAAGCCCGGAGGAGATCCGGTGGAACACATGACAGCTTTCAATATCGCGATGGCACATGATCGACTCTCCGATGAAGAAAGGGACGCAGGCTACTGTCAACTATTTGTCGAGACTCTCCACGAGCAGGCCCTGACCTGGTTCTCCCAACTAGAGGAGAACTCAATCGAAAGCTTTCGTGACCTATCACCGGGTTTCCTCAAGACATCCattatgttcacaaagcgcagtGTCACTGCTTCTAGCCCGTGGAACCTCAACCAAACAAAAGATCAGAGCCTCCGCGActacatggagaagttcaaagcAGTAGTCTCAAGGATTGAAATCCCAGACGGCATCGCCATCGATGCCCTGCGGAACACGTTGTGGGTCCGCTTTAAGTTCCGAGAAGACTTATACCAAAATCCAACCACGTCGCTCCAAGACGCTATCGCTCGTTCTGACAACTTTATCCCAatggaagaagatacaaatgCAATCCTCAGCAAGATGAACGCACTGAAAGCACCAGCGACGAAAAATGCCAACACGCGACAAGAACCGCGCCAGCATGCTCCTAGCGACAAAACGGCCGAAAAGACGGTTACAT TCCGCGGAGAAGGGTGGAACAAATGGGTCAAAGAGCTCGACTCGTCTGGTGAGCTAACTGATACTGTCTGCGCGACTCAACCTGCTGTAGCAGCAGGTCCGACGGCAGGCCCTTCCAGAACCGTCGATCTCACCAAACATTGCAAATATCACGACGTCAAAGGACATGATACGACATAG